DNA from Methanobacterium sp.:
TTTTTTTTTTATAATTAATTAAAAGTTTTTTTTAATAATAATTTGAATTGTATTTTTACACAGTTTTAATAATATTTTTATTAAGTTAATAATTTCACGAGGGTGACTGTAAAGGTTCACTTGAGATTCTATACTGAATTTTAAAATCTTAGATATAATTTAACAAATTTTACAGGTATAACCTGATTATCTCTAAATTTCAAAAATAATTTTAAATTTAATATAGGGATAAGTTAACTAAAACAAAGTCATCGGTATATCTTTTTATCAGGCTTACTAATCTTATCGGAACTACTCTTTCTAATATGAATTACTTGAAATTTTTGCTGCCTGCAAAACTAAATTTTCACTCCGGAAAATAGTTCATTAAAACAAAGTAGTTTGAATATCTTTCTTATCTAAATTAGTTATTTTGTCTATTTTACTGTTTTTTCTTATATGGATTACTTCTAAACCTTTTTTAACAAGGGTTTGTGTTATCAGGTTATGCCTGTGGCAGTTGTAAGGATCTTCTTCACTGCACGTTAAAACAATATCATTCTCATTATTCAGTTCAATTATTCTGTTTATCCCTTTGCTGTAACGGTCACTCATTGATATTAACCTGTAATTTACTTTACCGTTTTCATAATATTTATTATCTCTTGGTTTTCCACCGATATAGTCACCAAGGAATATGTATCGCATATCATTTTCTATCAAACTTTTCTTGATATTTTCTCGGTTGAAATGGGATACAAACTTGCTGTAGGGTGAACTGCGCA
Protein-coding regions in this window:
- a CDS encoding DUF488 domain-containing protein, whose product is MIYMIGHSSMTQESFVDILKSFKIDIVVDVRSSPYSKFVSHFNRENIKKSLIENDMRYIFLGDYIGGKPRDNKYYENGKVNYRLISMSDRYSKGINRIIELNNENDIVLTCSEEDPYNCHRHNLITQTLVKKGLEVIHIRKNSKIDKITNLDKKDIQTTLF